Proteins encoded together in one Impatiens glandulifera chromosome 1, dImpGla2.1, whole genome shotgun sequence window:
- the LOC124920149 gene encoding serine/threonine-protein kinase PCRK1-like, giving the protein MNAMKCFPWCYGGVKKEEKNIRTTSVPFTNSTLTDLDFKAFSSEVNSQNVSGTSTDTDSMGRTSIPYLSQRPSNLRVFTFSELKLATKNFSRTTKIGEGGFGCVYKGMIRSSEDPQKKLDIAVKQLGKRGHQGHKEWVNEVNFLGIVEHPNLVKLLGYCAEDDERGIQRLLVYEYLPNGSVEDHLSSRVVDVPLTWVMRLKVARDAAKGLAHLHEGMEFQIIFRDFKSSNILLDEEWNAKLSDFGLARLGPEEGFTHVSTGVVGTLGYAAPEYMQTGHLTSKSDVWGYGVFLFELITGRRPLDRNRPSSEQNLLIWIRPYVQDTKKFHQILDPRLDWKHSLKSAYKLASVANKCLNRHAKSRLKMSEVSNMVNEILESYKDTTSLDQEESKEMEEEKIPGEDIGCFSRMLSC; this is encoded by the exons ATGAATGCGATGAAGTGTTTCCCGTGGTGCTATGGAGGAGTaaagaaggaagaaaagaaCATAAGGACAACTTCAGTTCCGTTTACAAATTCAACTTTAACTGACCTTGATTTCAAGGCATTTAGCTCTGAAGTGAACTCACAAAATGTGTCTGGCACAAGCACAGACACAGATTCCATGGGGAGAACATCGATTCCTTATCTTTCGCAAAGGCCTAGTAATCTGAGAGTATTCACTTTTTCAGAGCTGAAGTTAGCTACCAAGAATTTTAGCCGAACTACCAAAATCGGAGAGGGTGGATTTGGTTGTGTGTACAAAGGTATGATTAGAAGTTCTGAAGATCCACAGAAGAAACTTGACATTGCTGTTAAACAGCTAGGAAAAAGAGGACACCAG GGACATAAGGAATGGGTGAATGAAGTTAACTTTCTAGGAATAGTAGAACATCCAAACCTTGTCAAACTATTAGGATACTGTGCTGAAGATGATGAGAGGGGAATCCAACGTCTTCTAGTTTATGAATACTTGCCTAACGGAAGCGTTGAGGATCACTTATCCTCTAGGGTAGTCGACGTGCCTCTAACGTGGGTAATGAGATTGAAAGTAGCACGAGATGCAGCTAAAGGATTAGCTCACTTACATGAAGGCATGGAATTTCAG ATCATATTTAGAGATTTCAAGTCGTCAAACATTCTTCTAGACGAGGAATGGAATGCTAAGCTGTCAGACTTTGGATTGGCTAGATTAGGCCCTGAAGAAGGATTTACCCATGTCTCAACTGGG GTTGTGGGAACACTGGGATATGCAGCACCCGAATATATGCAAACTGGGCATCTCACATCAAAGAGCGATGTATGGGGCTATGGGGTTTTCCTTTTCGAACTTATCACGGGTAGGCGTCCACTAGATCGTAACCGCCCTTCAAGCGAACAGAATTTGTTGATATGGATAAGGCCATATGTACAAGATACAAAGAAGTTTCATCAGATTCTTGATCCAAGGCTTGACTGGAAACATTCTTTGAAGTCTGCATATAAACTCGCAAGTGTCGCTAACAAGTGTCTGAACAGACACGCAAAATCTCGCTTGAAGATGAGTGAAGTGTCGAATATGGTAAATGAGATTCTTGAATCTTATAAAGACACGACAAGTTTGGATCAGGAAGAAAGTAAGGAGATGGAAGAGGAAAAGATACCGGGAGAAGATATCGGTTGCTTTAGTCGAATGCTGTCTTGTTGa